One window of the Chloroflexota bacterium genome contains the following:
- a CDS encoding Sir2 family NAD-dependent protein deacetylase, translated as MLLKRDKPVDNQTLDRLADGAADLTIKAEKIVVFTGAGVSTESGIPDFRSPGGIWDRFDPDDFTYQKFIRDASARRKQWQLLWKERLTETVKPNPAHHAIAELHRLGKLDCVITQNVDSLHQAAGVPDGKVFELHGSMRRVICLQCGRKYPMSEIKERLYAGEDVPDCQSCHGILKPDIVLFGEALPDAVFSEAARRAEQCDLFIVVGSSLVVYPAALIPGYAVDAGARLVIVNLSETPMDDRATIIIRAKAGEAMSRIMQKLAEKGNG; from the coding sequence ATGTTACTCAAGAGGGACAAACCGGTAGACAACCAGACTTTGGACCGCCTGGCCGATGGTGCAGCCGACCTGACTATCAAGGCGGAGAAAATCGTGGTCTTCACCGGCGCCGGTGTCAGCACGGAATCGGGCATACCCGATTTCCGCAGCCCGGGCGGCATCTGGGACCGCTTTGACCCCGACGATTTCACCTACCAGAAATTCATCCGTGATGCCAGCGCCCGACGAAAGCAGTGGCAGTTGCTCTGGAAAGAGCGCCTGACGGAGACGGTGAAGCCAAATCCCGCCCACCACGCCATTGCCGAACTTCACAGACTGGGCAAACTCGACTGCGTGATTACCCAGAACGTGGACAGCCTGCACCAGGCCGCCGGCGTCCCCGATGGTAAGGTGTTTGAGCTGCACGGCAGCATGCGCCGGGTGATATGCCTGCAGTGCGGTCGTAAGTATCCCATGTCGGAGATAAAAGAGAGATTATATGCCGGCGAGGATGTCCCCGATTGCCAGTCATGCCACGGCATACTGAAGCCGGACATCGTCCTTTTCGGTGAGGCACTGCCAGATGCAGTCTTTTCGGAAGCAGCACGTCGCGCCGAGCAGTGCGACCTTTTTATCGTCGTCGGCTCAAGCCTGGTCGTTTACCCCGCGGCACTGATACCCGGCTATGCCGTAGATGCTGGCGCCAGGCTGGTCATCGTAAACCTGAGCGAAACGCCGATGGACGACCGGGCAACTATAATCATCAGGGCCAAAGCCGGCGAAGCCATGTCACGTATAATGCAGAAGCTGGCCGAAAAGGGAAACGGTTGA
- the secD gene encoding protein translocase subunit SecD, with the protein MTTKNLITVSIVMALFAFAIMALIYPLWGREAMRLGLDLRGGIHMVYQADFSTVEPGTEDEAMAGAVAVIERRINILGVTEPVIQRQGADRILVDLPGISEADKAKKLIGQTALIEFRESKIKGDGEEEWIPATAIINGQEKELNSSYFRENAYVRTGEFGEVLLIFEWNSEGKQISEEVTGRLIGEPLGIFLSGEPLLGDDGEPIAPIVRSKISESGQIEGLSLNEAQELSQLLNAGRIPLPLTPIYDQTVSPILGADFIDMSVKAGIIGIILVMLFMMAYYRVSGFLACLALVFYGAVVLAVFKLFGVVLTLAGLGGFILSIGMAVDANVLIFERMKEEIRTGRTLGAAIEAGFNRAWNAIRDSNITTFIVCIILFWVGNSIVGGAAVKGFAVTLGIGVAVSMFSAIVVTRTMLRLFVGGPLSKKTHLFSVSVGKRNV; encoded by the coding sequence ATGACCACGAAAAACCTGATTACCGTATCCATAGTCATGGCCCTTTTCGCCTTTGCCATTATGGCCCTCATCTATCCGCTGTGGGGTCGGGAGGCAATGCGCCTGGGCCTTGACCTGCGGGGCGGCATCCACATGGTCTATCAGGCCGACTTCTCTACAGTAGAGCCGGGAACAGAGGACGAGGCTATGGCTGGTGCCGTTGCCGTCATCGAGCGGCGAATCAACATACTCGGGGTAACCGAGCCGGTGATTCAGAGGCAGGGCGCTGACCGCATCCTTGTGGACCTGCCAGGTATCAGCGAGGCTGATAAGGCAAAGAAACTCATCGGTCAGACGGCGCTCATCGAATTCCGCGAGTCGAAAATAAAGGGGGATGGGGAGGAGGAATGGATACCGGCTACAGCTATAATAAACGGACAGGAAAAGGAGCTTAACAGTTCCTACTTCAGAGAAAATGCCTATGTCAGAACTGGTGAATTCGGCGAGGTGCTGCTTATTTTCGAGTGGAATAGCGAGGGGAAGCAGATATCTGAGGAGGTTACCGGCCGGCTCATTGGGGAGCCGCTGGGCATTTTCCTCAGCGGGGAACCCTTGCTTGGTGACGACGGTGAGCCGATTGCCCCTATCGTCCGCTCCAAGATTTCTGAAAGCGGACAGATTGAAGGCCTGAGCCTGAATGAAGCACAGGAGCTTTCCCAGCTGCTCAATGCCGGGCGCATTCCGCTGCCGCTGACCCCGATTTACGACCAGACCGTCTCTCCCATTCTGGGTGCCGATTTTATCGATATGAGCGTGAAGGCGGGCATCATCGGCATCATACTGGTGATGCTCTTCATGATGGCCTACTACCGCGTTTCCGGCTTTCTGGCCTGTCTTGCTTTGGTATTCTATGGCGCTGTCGTATTAGCCGTATTCAAGCTGTTTGGTGTTGTTCTAACGTTAGCCGGGCTTGGCGGTTTTATTCTCTCCATCGGCATGGCGGTGGATGCCAATGTGCTCATCTTCGAGCGGATGAAGGAGGAAATACGCACCGGGCGTACTCTCGGGGCGGCTATCGAAGCCGGTTTCAACCGCGCCTGGAACGCCATCCGGGATAGTAATATTACCACTTTTATTGTATGTATCATACTGTTCTGGGTAGGGAATAGCATTGTCGGTGGGGCAGCGGTAAAAGGTTTTGCTGTTACATTGGGTATCGGTGTTGCCGTTAGCATGTTCTCCGCCATCGTGGTGACCCGCACCATGCTGCGCCTGTTCGTCGGCGGTCCCCTGTCGAAGAAAACACACCTTTTCAGCGTATCGGTGGGTAAAAGAAATGTTTGA
- a CDS encoding HD domain-containing protein, whose amino-acid sequence MKISIAPDILSLLTRVHHYLAARGITTYLAGGMVRDLLLGRGVEDIDIAVAHNALEVAAEIADELGGKYIPLDEENRVGRVVFIVEDRKWALDFSTIEGGIEQDLARRDFTIDAMAIELEELIRHPQSPPLIDPLRGQEDLNNGVIKVVSESAFVADPVRLLRAVRLSAELSFKIQEDTESLVQKYAHLISNVAGERVREELLRLQVLPRSGQHLAYLEGLGLLGNIFPELAQTKGVTQPKEHYWDVFEHSLRTVKAVDFLLREGDWEYAVREALEAVPWSEELAQHFSREVGYGSTRKSLLRLAALLHDIAKPQTRTVEESGRTRFLGHPGEGALTVTDIMERLRFSTREIKLVEAMVKYHLRPTQMSQEGLPTNRAIYRYFRDTGEAGIDILFLSLADHLAARGKHLDLAHWREHTEVVEYVLAKHAEEEKLTVPPKLVDGHDLIDIFGLSPGPRFAEILEAIREAQAAGEVTTRDEVLNYIEHTLNITLPKDK is encoded by the coding sequence GTGAAAATATCGATTGCACCAGACATTCTGTCCCTGTTGACCCGAGTTCATCACTATCTTGCCGCCCGGGGGATAACCACGTATCTTGCCGGCGGCATGGTGCGTGACCTGCTGCTCGGGCGTGGGGTGGAAGATATCGACATTGCCGTGGCTCACAATGCACTCGAAGTGGCTGCCGAAATAGCTGACGAACTGGGGGGCAAATACATCCCCCTTGATGAAGAGAACAGGGTAGGCAGGGTGGTGTTCATCGTCGAGGACAGAAAGTGGGCGCTCGATTTTTCCACAATTGAGGGCGGCATCGAGCAGGACCTGGCGCGGCGGGACTTTACCATCGATGCCATGGCCATTGAGCTGGAAGAACTAATTCGTCATCCACAGTCGCCGCCGCTCATCGACCCGCTCCGCGGGCAGGAAGACCTCAATAATGGCGTTATAAAGGTGGTAAGCGAGTCGGCCTTTGTCGCCGACCCGGTCCGTCTCCTGCGGGCGGTCCGTCTATCGGCTGAGCTTTCCTTCAAAATACAGGAAGATACCGAGTCGCTCGTCCAGAAATATGCTCATCTGATAAGCAATGTAGCCGGCGAGCGGGTAAGGGAAGAACTTCTCCGGCTGCAGGTTTTACCACGCAGCGGACAGCACCTCGCTTACCTTGAAGGTTTGGGGCTGCTGGGCAATATATTCCCCGAGCTGGCACAGACAAAAGGGGTAACACAACCAAAGGAGCATTACTGGGATGTATTTGAGCACTCGCTACGCACAGTGAAGGCGGTCGATTTTCTACTGAGGGAGGGAGACTGGGAGTATGCTGTCAGGGAAGCCCTGGAAGCCGTTCCCTGGTCGGAGGAACTGGCACAGCACTTTTCGCGTGAGGTTGGTTACGGCAGCACGAGAAAGTCGCTGCTTAGACTGGCGGCGCTGCTGCACGATATCGCCAAACCGCAGACCAGGACGGTTGAGGAGAGCGGTCGGACGCGTTTTCTCGGTCATCCCGGTGAGGGAGCCCTCACGGTAACCGATATTATGGAGAGGCTGAGGTTCAGCACCAGAGAGATAAAGCTGGTGGAGGCGATGGTGAAGTACCACCTCCGGCCAACGCAGATGAGTCAGGAAGGACTGCCGACCAATCGGGCGATTTACCGCTATTTCCGGGATACTGGAGAGGCTGGGATTGATATCCTTTTCCTCAGCCTGGCCGACCATCTGGCCGCGAGGGGAAAACATCTGGACCTGGCTCACTGGCGGGAGCACACGGAAGTTGTGGAATACGTGCTGGCCAAACACGCAGAGGAAGAGAAGCTGACCGTACCACCGAAGCTCGTTGATGGTCACGATTTAATCGATATTTTCGGCTTGAGTCCGGGGCCACGCTTCGCGGAGATACTTGAAGCGATACGTGAGGCACAGGCGGCCGGAGAGGTGACCACGCGAGATGAAGTTTTGAACTATATTGAGCATACCCTGAATATCACTTTGCCAAAGGATAAGTAG
- a CDS encoding MFS transporter: MAVRRPRFSYAWVIVGIIIVSMTLIYGIRHSFSVFFPSILEEFGWSRGSTAFMLSLNLLVYGFVAPFTGSLGDRWKPQRVMPIGLIILGLATAGCAFARELWHFYLLLGVVAPIGMASAGWPLLAPTLANWFARKRGLAMGLAQTGAGLSFTYGMYAEFAISQVGWRYAYFVLAGTLGAVLLPLYLLFFHFRPENKGLKPYGAEELATARDETPDVSETNHAMSRDWTLRQAMGTYQLWFLMLTYFLFWGIGTYLVISHQVKFAEDVGYSSTFAASIFALYGICLVGGTLSAGISDLIGRERTITFASTLMVLALIALVSVNDTSRPWLLYVYAICFGYGGGFFTPTMTAGAADIFHGKHFGAIAGILLTGMGIGGVIGPWLGGYIYDVTGSYTSAFSLCMAAFALACTAFWIAAPRNAAKLNAERMKIPTPSG, from the coding sequence ATGGCAGTCAGACGTCCTCGGTTTTCTTATGCGTGGGTTATTGTGGGCATCATCATCGTCAGCATGACGCTCATTTATGGCATCAGGCATTCCTTCTCCGTCTTTTTCCCCTCCATTCTGGAAGAGTTCGGCTGGAGCCGCGGCAGTACCGCTTTCATGCTTTCCCTGAACCTGCTCGTTTATGGTTTTGTGGCGCCATTTACGGGCAGTCTTGGAGACCGCTGGAAACCACAGCGTGTCATGCCTATCGGCCTTATCATTCTGGGTCTGGCAACGGCGGGATGTGCCTTTGCCCGGGAACTATGGCATTTCTATTTGCTTCTCGGCGTTGTTGCACCAATCGGTATGGCCTCCGCCGGCTGGCCTCTGCTGGCTCCGACGCTGGCAAACTGGTTTGCCCGCAAGCGTGGTCTGGCCATGGGACTCGCTCAGACAGGCGCCGGCCTCAGTTTCACCTACGGCATGTACGCCGAGTTCGCCATATCGCAGGTGGGCTGGCGTTACGCCTACTTTGTCCTGGCGGGCACGCTGGGTGCCGTACTCCTGCCGCTCTATCTCCTCTTCTTCCATTTCCGACCGGAAAACAAGGGACTGAAACCCTACGGAGCGGAGGAACTGGCAACGGCCAGGGATGAAACACCGGACGTGTCTGAGACCAACCACGCCATGTCACGCGACTGGACACTCAGGCAGGCAATGGGCACCTACCAGCTCTGGTTCCTGATGCTGACTTACTTCCTCTTCTGGGGCATTGGCACCTATCTGGTAATCTCGCATCAGGTCAAATTTGCCGAAGACGTTGGCTACAGCAGCACTTTTGCCGCCTCAATCTTCGCCCTTTATGGCATTTGCCTGGTTGGAGGGACACTTTCCGCCGGCATATCGGACCTTATCGGCAGGGAGAGGACAATTACGTTCGCCAGTACGCTGATGGTCCTCGCCCTTATAGCACTGGTTTCAGTAAATGACACTTCCCGGCCATGGCTGCTATATGTCTACGCTATATGCTTTGGCTATGGAGGCGGCTTTTTCACTCCCACCATGACCGCCGGCGCGGCGGACATCTTCCACGGGAAGCACTTCGGCGCCATTGCCGGCATACTGCTTACCGGCATGGGAATCGGGGGAGTGATTGGGCCATGGCTGGGCGGCTATATATACGATGTTACCGGAAGCTACACCAGCGCCTTTTCCCTCTGCATGGCGGCCTTCGCCCTCGCCTGCACCGCCTTCTGGATTGCCGCGCCGAGAAATGCAGCTAAATTAAACGCGGAGAGAATGAAAATACCAACACCATCTGGTTAG
- the meaB gene encoding methylmalonyl Co-A mutase-associated GTPase MeaB yields the protein MKARLANKVLSGDTIAAAKLISGIADEVPSAFEEMSHIYPHTGKAYIVGITGSPGAGKSTLTSNLISQFRKERMTIGVIAIDPTSAFTGGALLGDRVRMQQHGEDKDVFIRSLATRGLQGGLAKAAIGTIHIMDAMGKDIILVETVGSGQIEIDITKVADTTLFVMTPGAGDAIQMMKAGILEATDIFVINKADKGGADIVQTDLQAMLSMRDWLPDEWQPGIILTEAIHNKGTIELAAEISKHREYLTSTGELKKRQKGRLKLELMETVERFVRDSITSIDHGDYLAKLIDALVRGKTNPQAAAQQLVNRLASELGQIQNRSKKQRKTA from the coding sequence ATGAAAGCTAGACTTGCCAACAAGGTACTATCTGGAGATACCATCGCCGCCGCCAAGCTCATCAGCGGCATAGCCGACGAAGTGCCCAGCGCCTTCGAGGAGATGAGCCATATCTATCCCCATACCGGAAAGGCGTACATTGTCGGTATTACCGGGTCACCGGGTGCCGGCAAGAGCACCCTGACCAGCAATCTTATCAGCCAGTTCCGTAAAGAGCGCATGACCATCGGCGTTATCGCCATTGACCCCACGAGCGCCTTCACCGGCGGGGCACTGCTGGGCGACAGGGTCCGAATGCAGCAGCACGGCGAGGACAAGGACGTCTTTATCCGGAGCCTGGCCACGCGTGGTTTGCAGGGCGGCCTGGCCAAGGCCGCCATCGGGACGATTCACATCATGGACGCGATGGGCAAGGACATCATTCTAGTTGAGACCGTGGGCTCCGGGCAGATAGAAATAGATATCACCAAAGTGGCCGATACCACTTTATTTGTCATGACACCGGGAGCAGGAGACGCCATTCAGATGATGAAAGCGGGCATCCTGGAAGCCACCGATATTTTTGTCATCAACAAAGCGGACAAGGGAGGCGCTGACATTGTCCAAACCGACCTCCAGGCAATGCTCTCGATGAGGGACTGGCTTCCTGACGAATGGCAACCCGGCATCATCCTCACCGAGGCCATCCATAACAAGGGGACCATAGAACTGGCCGCCGAAATATCAAAGCATCGAGAGTATCTCACCAGCACCGGCGAGCTGAAAAAACGGCAGAAAGGGAGATTGAAGCTGGAACTGATGGAAACGGTGGAAAGATTCGTCAGAGACAGCATTACGAGCATTGACCACGGCGACTACCTGGCCAAACTCATTGATGCCCTGGTCAGGGGAAAAACGAATCCCCAGGCGGCTGCCCAGCAGCTGGTCAATCGTCTGGCCAGTGAGCTTGGCCAGATACAAAACCGCAGTAAAAAACAGCGTAAAACAGCTTGA